A region of Synechococcales cyanobacterium T60_A2020_003 DNA encodes the following proteins:
- a CDS encoding VOC family protein has translation MHHASIRTANIHRAIAFYEQLGFTVCERFTAGITLACWMEGLGGRIELLQVPEPRPAADAFHDEHYTGYYHLSFDLTEQVSSLPEWLTHLEQQFSGLADLQADAPRLTILLKPTQQMIGDHVYEVAFIADADGLPLEFLRRMGEPNSTLAS, from the coding sequence ATGCATCATGCCTCGATCCGAACGGCCAATATTCACCGGGCGATCGCCTTTTACGAACAGCTTGGGTTCACCGTCTGCGAACGCTTTACGGCTGGGATTACGCTGGCGTGCTGGATGGAAGGACTCGGCGGACGCATTGAGCTGTTGCAAGTGCCGGAACCTCGTCCTGCTGCCGATGCCTTTCACGACGAACACTACACAGGCTACTATCACCTGTCCTTTGACCTCACGGAACAGGTGTCTAGTCTGCCGGAATGGCTGACCCACCTGGAACAGCAATTTTCGGGATTGGCAGACCTTCAGGCAGATGCGCCTAGGTTGACGATCTTACTGAAGCCAACTCAGCAGATGATCGGCGATCATGTATATGAGGTGGCCTTTATTGCCGATGCAGACGGTTTGCCCTTGGAGTTTCTTCGCCGCATGGGAGAACCAAACTCTACTTTGGCGTCTTAA
- a CDS encoding N-acetyltransferase, with amino-acid sequence MVEQLKPRYTASWIQNLSEIPKSAWDALAQPLKTPFFEWEWLNAMETSGSATANTGWMPCHLTLWRDRTLIAAAPLYLKGHSYGEFVFDHQWADLAQRLGIQYYPKLLGMSPVTPAEGYRFLIAPNEDEDAITDILVSEIDRFCARNQISGCHFLYVDPKWRSRMVEHGFMPWLHHNYIWQNNGYRTFEDYLAAFNANQRRNIKRERKAMDTAGLTMQVLAGEEIPASFFPLMYHFYSDTCDKFGWWGSKYLTKAFFEQLHHCYRDRVVFVAAFDDNAPDRPVGMSFCLTKGDQLYGRYWGSFQDFDCLHFNACYYTPIEWAIANGIQTFDPGAGGRHKKRRGFPATPNTSLHRLYNQRFLQILRPYLNEVNDMEQREIEAINQDLPFKQA; translated from the coding sequence ATGGTTGAACAGCTTAAACCTCGCTATACAGCCTCCTGGATTCAAAATCTTTCTGAAATTCCAAAATCAGCCTGGGATGCCTTGGCACAGCCGCTTAAAACACCTTTTTTTGAATGGGAATGGCTGAATGCGATGGAAACATCCGGTAGTGCAACGGCGAATACAGGCTGGATGCCGTGTCATCTCACCCTATGGCGCGATCGCACTTTAATTGCCGCAGCTCCGCTTTACCTGAAAGGGCACAGCTACGGTGAATTTGTCTTTGATCATCAGTGGGCAGATTTAGCCCAACGCTTGGGGATTCAGTACTATCCCAAACTGCTGGGGATGTCTCCAGTAACGCCTGCGGAGGGATACCGATTTCTGATCGCGCCAAACGAAGATGAAGATGCGATTACCGATATTCTGGTGAGTGAAATTGATCGCTTCTGCGCCCGCAATCAGATTTCAGGATGCCATTTCCTCTACGTTGACCCCAAATGGCGATCGCGCATGGTCGAGCATGGCTTTATGCCCTGGCTGCACCACAATTACATTTGGCAAAACAACGGCTATCGAACCTTTGAGGATTATCTCGCGGCGTTTAACGCGAACCAGCGGCGCAATATCAAGCGGGAACGAAAGGCCATGGATACGGCAGGATTGACCATGCAGGTACTAGCCGGAGAGGAGATTCCCGCCTCCTTTTTTCCGTTGATGTATCACTTCTACAGCGACACCTGCGACAAATTTGGCTGGTGGGGCAGCAAGTACCTCACCAAAGCTTTTTTTGAGCAACTGCACCACTGCTACCGCGATCGCGTCGTCTTTGTCGCGGCCTTTGATGACAATGCGCCCGATCGTCCGGTGGGGATGTCGTTTTGTTTGACGAAGGGCGATCAGCTCTACGGGCGGTATTGGGGGTCGTTTCAGGACTTTGATTGCCTCCATTTCAACGCCTGTTATTACACTCCCATTGAATGGGCGATCGCCAACGGCATCCAAACCTTTGACCCTGGAGCCGGAGGACGACATAAGAAGCGACGCGGTTTTCCAGCAACCCCCAACACCTCTCTGCATCGGCTCTATAACCAGCGATTTCTTCAAATCCTGCGTCCCTACCTGAACGAGGTTAACGACATGGAGCAGCGGGAAATTGAGGCGATTAACCAAGACCTACCGTTTAAGCAAGCGTAA
- a CDS encoding RibD family protein yields MAMHLPHVTVVLAMSADGKIADYGRSPARFGSSADQAHLEAQIAQADAMLFGAGTLRAYGTTLRIRNPELVQQREHQGRPPQPVHIVCSASGTLDPTLPFFSQPVPRWLLTSPAGAEQWQERKEFERIVCGAERGNRPFDMRYALEQLASLGIQTIVLAGGGALVSAVLDEGLVHDLWLTVCPLLLGGSTSPSPVDGEGWLAAHAPQLELLSVKAIAHEVFLHYRLVDSGGGT; encoded by the coding sequence GTGGCTATGCATCTTCCCCATGTGACTGTGGTGCTGGCGATGAGTGCAGACGGCAAGATTGCCGACTATGGGCGATCGCCTGCCCGATTTGGTTCATCGGCTGATCAAGCCCATCTGGAAGCCCAGATTGCCCAGGCCGATGCGATGCTGTTTGGGGCAGGAACGCTGCGGGCTTACGGCACAACCTTACGAATTCGGAATCCTGAGCTAGTGCAACAACGAGAACATCAGGGACGACCACCCCAACCCGTCCACATTGTCTGTTCGGCCTCTGGAACTCTCGATCCCACCCTTCCCTTCTTCTCCCAGCCTGTACCACGATGGTTGCTAACCTCCCCAGCAGGAGCCGAGCAATGGCAGGAACGGAAGGAGTTTGAGCGAATTGTGTGTGGTGCTGAGAGGGGCAATCGCCCGTTCGATATGCGGTATGCCCTAGAGCAGTTAGCCAGTTTGGGAATTCAAACCATCGTGCTAGCCGGGGGTGGGGCGTTGGTGAGTGCGGTTCTGGACGAAGGTTTGGTTCATGACCTGTGGTTAACGGTATGTCCGCTGTTGCTGGGAGGAAGCACATCGCCCTCGCCTGTCGATGGGGAGGGATGGTTGGCTGCCCATGCGCCCCAGTTAGAGCTTTTATCGGTGAAGGCGATCGCCCATGAAGTTTTTCTGCATTACCGACTTGTGGATTCAGGTGGCGGAACCTGA
- a CDS encoding DUF1517 domain-containing protein, translating into MKTVFTWMKSLIKPLLALVLVATLAFSHADSALAARAGRVGGSNFSRPVPSSSYRTPSRTYQPGGGGYYPGGGFGFPFLMPIFGFGGGFGGLFSILIFIAIANFIVSSFRRAQEDREIEAVTNPSVTISRVQVGLMAQARELQSDLNRMALSANTSSSAGLAQVLQETTLSLLRHPEYWVYANADTEQSYLSSAELQFNRMALAERSKFSEETLSNVNNQLRQASPRPSLADADADLALATSEPGEYIIVTILTASEGKLDLPKVNSTESLRRALSQIGAIPSEKLMGVEVLWTPQADTDTLSSDEVIALYPNLTLI; encoded by the coding sequence ATGAAAACCGTGTTCACCTGGATGAAATCCCTAATTAAACCCCTCCTGGCCTTGGTGCTGGTGGCCACTCTAGCCTTTAGCCATGCTGATTCTGCGCTGGCCGCCCGTGCAGGCCGAGTCGGTGGCAGCAACTTCAGCCGTCCTGTACCTAGCTCTTCCTATCGTACCCCCAGTCGCACCTACCAACCGGGCGGCGGGGGATACTATCCGGGCGGCGGATTTGGCTTCCCGTTCCTAATGCCTATTTTTGGGTTTGGGGGTGGATTTGGAGGATTGTTCTCCATCCTGATCTTCATTGCGATCGCCAACTTCATCGTTTCCTCCTTCCGTCGTGCCCAAGAGGATCGAGAGATTGAGGCCGTTACTAATCCCAGTGTGACGATATCGCGCGTGCAGGTGGGTCTGATGGCGCAAGCGCGGGAACTGCAATCCGATCTCAACCGCATGGCGCTGAGTGCGAATACCAGCTCGTCGGCGGGACTGGCTCAAGTGCTCCAGGAAACCACCCTGTCTCTTCTGCGCCATCCGGAGTATTGGGTGTATGCCAACGCGGATACCGAGCAATCCTACCTCAGTTCGGCAGAGTTGCAGTTCAACCGTATGGCCTTGGCCGAGCGTAGCAAGTTCAGCGAAGAAACCCTGTCGAATGTGAACAATCAACTGCGGCAAGCTAGTCCCCGTCCGTCCTTGGCGGATGCTGATGCAGACCTGGCGTTAGCCACGAGCGAACCGGGCGAATACATCATCGTCACAATCCTGACTGCCAGCGAAGGCAAACTGGATCTGCCGAAGGTCAACAGCACCGAATCTCTACGCCGTGCCCTGAGCCAGATTGGCGCGATCCCCAGCGAGAAGCTAATGGGCGTCGAGGTTCTGTGGACGCCCCAAGCCGATACCGATACGCTGTCCTCGGATGAGGTGATTGCCCTCTATCCAAACCTGACGCTGATTTAA
- the thiS gene encoding thiamine biosynthesis protein ThiS has translation MINLHVNGEARTCAPNTLLPTFLQQMGLNPRLVAVEYNGEILHRQYWETTTINEGDRLEIVTIVGGG, from the coding sequence ATGATTAATTTGCACGTTAACGGCGAGGCACGCACCTGTGCGCCAAATACTCTACTTCCCACGTTTCTTCAGCAGATGGGACTGAATCCCCGGTTGGTTGCCGTAGAATACAACGGCGAAATTCTCCATCGCCAATACTGGGAAACCACCACCATCAACGAGGGCGATCGCCTGGAAATTGTGACGATTGTGGGTGGGGGTTAA
- a CDS encoding thiamine phosphate synthase: MGEPEHQSDPKRMSESSSVAVDRILDANFDRAREGLRIIEEWCRFGLNNTPFTEECKHLRQTLAQWHSADIRAARDTPGDPGTDLTHTQEQYRANLTHVLQANFCRVEEALRVLEEYGKLSHPDLSTVAKGMRYQVYTLESNLLGHQRHLKLQQALLYLVTSPTEHLLGVVEAALQGGVTLVQYRDKDADDLTRLEQGQELRQLCHRYGALFIVNDRVDLAVALDADGVHLGQQDLPIAIARQILGGNRIVGRSTHCPDDLHRAQEEGADYIGVGPVYETPTKPGRAAAGLDYVRYAAEHATIPWFAIGSINTDNVGEVLSAKAERVAVVRSIMQADNPTLIAQYFISQLNRIQMLKAVGS; this comes from the coding sequence ATGGGAGAGCCAGAACATCAGTCCGACCCTAAACGGATGAGCGAATCCTCCAGCGTGGCCGTCGATCGCATCCTGGATGCCAACTTCGATCGCGCCCGTGAAGGACTGCGCATTATTGAAGAGTGGTGCCGATTTGGCTTAAACAACACCCCGTTTACCGAAGAGTGCAAGCATCTTCGCCAAACCCTAGCCCAATGGCACTCCGCTGACATTCGGGCTGCCCGCGATACCCCTGGTGATCCGGGAACTGATTTAACCCATACCCAAGAGCAATATCGCGCCAACTTGACCCACGTGTTGCAAGCTAACTTTTGCCGAGTGGAGGAAGCGCTGCGAGTTCTCGAAGAATATGGTAAGTTATCTCACCCCGATCTCAGCACGGTGGCGAAGGGAATGCGCTATCAGGTTTACACCTTGGAAAGCAATCTGTTGGGGCATCAGCGCCACCTAAAGTTGCAGCAGGCGTTGCTGTACCTCGTTACTAGCCCGACCGAGCATCTCTTGGGCGTTGTCGAAGCGGCGCTCCAGGGTGGAGTAACGCTGGTTCAGTACCGTGATAAAGATGCGGATGATCTGACCCGGCTTGAGCAAGGCCAAGAACTCCGCCAGCTTTGCCACAGATACGGTGCCCTGTTTATCGTGAATGACCGGGTGGATTTAGCGGTGGCACTGGATGCGGATGGGGTGCATTTGGGACAGCAAGATCTGCCGATTGCGATCGCCCGTCAAATTCTGGGCGGAAATCGCATTGTGGGACGCTCGACCCATTGCCCCGATGACTTACACCGTGCCCAAGAAGAAGGGGCAGACTATATCGGCGTTGGCCCTGTGTACGAAACGCCGACCAAGCCCGGACGGGCGGCGGCTGGACTGGACTATGTGCGCTATGCGGCAGAACACGCCACCATCCCCTGGTTTGCCATTGGCAGCATTAATACCGATAACGTGGGGGAGGTCTTGAGTGCGAAGGCCGAGCGGGTTGCGGTTGTACGGTCTATTATGCAAGCCGATAATCCAACGCTGATTGCGCAGTACTTTATCTCGCAGTTGAATCGAATTCAAATGTTAAAGGCTGTTGGATCATAG